In the Gemmatimonadota bacterium genome, CGGTGGGGGCCGCAACTCGGTCTACCTGATGCGGTGCGGCGCGGAGGTCTTCGGCGTGGACACCGACCCTGCCGAGATCGACCGGATCCGCGGCGTCGCATCGGAGGCGGCACCCGGTCTTCCCGCCACGAACTTCCGCGTCGGTCGGCTCACGGATCTCCCTTTTGCCGACCACTATTTCAACGCGGTGATCTGTAGCGCCGTCCTCCACTTCGCCGAGGACTCCGCTGAGTTCGAGGCCATGGTCGCCGAGATGTGGCGCGTCCTCGATCACGGTGGGGTCTTCTTCTCGCGTCTCGCCTCGACGATCGGAATCGAGGAAAGGGTCGAACACCTGCGAGATAGATGGCACCATCT is a window encoding:
- a CDS encoding class I SAM-dependent methyltransferase, yielding MSSPDLPCGAERILAEFGRIDIYVFDQLMRGRITPEMRVLDAGCGGGRNSVYLMRCGAEVFGVDTDPAEIDRIRGVASEAAPGLPATNFRVGRLTDLPFADHYFNAVICSAVLHFAEDSAEFEAMVAEMWRVLDHGGVFFSRLASTIGIEERVEHLRDRWHHLPDGSDRFLVDEDYLLRMTSDLGGELLDPLKTTVVQNMRSMTTWVLRKS